One window of the Parasphingopyxis algicola genome contains the following:
- the moaD gene encoding molybdopterin converting factor subunit 1: MAIELLYFAWVREALGRDAETIEPPDGVETVDALIDWLAARGGGYAEALADKERLRVAIDQEFAGFDAPLAGVREIALFPPVTGG; encoded by the coding sequence ATGGCGATCGAACTGCTCTATTTCGCTTGGGTACGCGAGGCGCTCGGCCGCGATGCCGAAACGATCGAACCGCCCGACGGCGTGGAAACGGTCGACGCCCTGATCGACTGGCTCGCGGCTCGCGGCGGCGGATATGCCGAAGCTCTTGCCGACAAGGAGCGGCTGCGCGTCGCAATCGACCAGGAATTCGCCGGCTTCGATGCGCCGCTGGCCGGCGTCCGGGAGATCGCGCTGTTTCCGCCGGTGACGGGCGGATGA
- a CDS encoding fasciclin domain-containing protein, with translation MGLALFALGSAPALADHHGGASHDGDAEMTTQAETTETVTVGGAEMLPTRNIVENASNSPIHTTLVAAVAQAELVETLSGPGPFTVFAPTNEAFGLLPAGTVDALMQDAARAQLAQILTYHVVSGAVDAETLVGMIEEAGGELTLTTVEGSPLVATLDNGAVSLRDEIGGVSYVTQTDVPQSNGVIHVINGVLVPEPETAGAGDR, from the coding sequence ATGGGTTTGGCTCTGTTCGCCCTCGGCAGCGCGCCTGCGCTCGCCGATCATCACGGTGGCGCGAGCCACGATGGCGATGCCGAAATGACGACCCAAGCGGAAACGACTGAAACCGTCACGGTCGGCGGCGCTGAAATGCTGCCGACGCGCAATATCGTCGAAAACGCGTCCAATTCTCCGATTCACACGACGCTCGTCGCCGCGGTTGCGCAGGCCGAGCTCGTCGAGACGCTGTCGGGCCCGGGTCCGTTCACCGTCTTCGCACCGACGAACGAAGCGTTCGGCCTGCTGCCCGCCGGCACGGTCGATGCGCTGATGCAGGACGCCGCGCGCGCCCAGCTCGCGCAGATCCTGACCTATCATGTCGTGTCCGGCGCGGTTGATGCCGAAACGCTGGTCGGCATGATCGAGGAAGCCGGCGGCGAACTGACGTTGACCACGGTCGAGGGATCGCCCTTGGTCGCGACGCTCGATAATGGCGCAGTTTCGCTGCGCGACGAAATCGGCGGCGTGTCCTATGTGACGCAGACCGACGTTCCCCAGTCCAACGGCGTTATCCACGTCATCAACGGCGTGTTGGTGCCCGAACCGGAAACGGCCGGCGCCGGCGACCGCTAA
- a CDS encoding molybdenum cofactor biosynthesis protein MoaE encodes MTPDIRVQKEVFDPAAESAGLAIDGAGAIATFTGLVRGDGGLVALELEHYPGMTEDALRRIAEDAARRWALSALTIVHRVGRMVPGERIVFVGAASRHRGDAIDAMHFVIDWLKTDAPFWKREEFADGRSGWVEARADDIEQRGRWSGQ; translated from the coding sequence ATGACGCCGGACATCCGGGTCCAGAAGGAGGTATTCGACCCGGCGGCCGAAAGCGCCGGGCTTGCAATCGACGGCGCGGGTGCGATCGCGACTTTCACCGGGCTGGTGCGGGGCGATGGCGGTCTCGTGGCGCTCGAACTCGAACATTATCCCGGGATGACGGAGGATGCGTTGCGGCGCATCGCCGAGGATGCCGCCCGCCGCTGGGCACTTTCGGCGCTGACGATCGTCCATCGGGTCGGCCGAATGGTGCCGGGAGAGCGGATCGTTTTTGTCGGCGCCGCGTCGCGCCACCGGGGCGATGCCATCGACGCCATGCATTTCGTTATCGACTGGCTCAAGACCGATGCGCCGTTCTGGAAGCGCGAGGAATTCGCCGACGGCCGGTCCGGCTGGGTCGAGGCGCGCGCGGACGATATCGAGCAGCGCGGTCGCTGGTCGGGTCAATAG